The genomic segment CCCAAAATGGCTAGGTAGCCCATCAAAGAAAACCTAGCTCAAAATTTCTACACGGCCCTAGAACCTTCTCCACCGAAAAGCCCtacttcaagaaaaagaaaaatggaagccCAAACTTACACTACTTTGAGGTTCTAGCACTTTCCATAGGGTTTTGTTGTCTCTTCACTTGCCTTCCAGTTCCAGATATAAAAATACGAGAACAAAGAATAAGCGGTGTCAGGAAGCAATACTTGTGATCTTTCCAGTGCAAAAAccacgaaaaaagaaaaaaaatggccgAAGATTTGGCGTTGGATTTACAAGAGTTGAGGCAGTTAGGGAGCATCGCGAAAAGGCCTCGTGTCGTTTCTCTCATCTCCTCTGAGATTAGCCACTTGGAgaaggtaatattttttatttaatttttttaaaaaaatattaatttactaaAAGACGATGACAAGAgcaattaacaataacttggtatttgatgttcttgttttagtggtttttatttatatgtttatcGATTCTGATAAGTTGTTTTCATTTAGGGTCgtaatgaaatgaaagaaaaagaaatgttgtAGATAGAATGATTACAGTCCGAGGAGAGGAATCCTCTCTTAACACGGTATATAAAGTAGTGTTAATAACTCAAAACTGTCCTGCAAATGTTAGTGCTTCTGGTTTAAGGAAACTGTTAGTCATGGTTCCTTCTCTACTTGAATTGCCCAATTGTGTCTTTGTGCggattccttttattttcttgtttctgaAATAAAGGAGAGAGGCTCTTACTCGTTACATCTTGTTTGTAAGCAAACGCTAGAACCAACCAATTGAGCCACAGGCGCATTGACATTAAACATAAATGTAATCAACTTGAAAGGATGATAATCGTTTGAACCTTGTTCAATTAGGTAGCCATACATTTAGATTTAGTTGAatcaaggtgttttttttttttttgatgatggGGTGCATCTTAACCTGGTGGATTGATTAGTGACCTAcgagcccccccccccccccaaataattttgattaattgaaaagaaatagtaCTTGGTTTTgcaaacttttatattttttcaagttgggGTTGGTTCATCTTTGGTGATCGGGTTAATCTTCTTCTTACTTCTCATACACAGTTATCAAAGGAACATGTTTCTGATCCACATGCAACTTCTACTCCTATTCAAACTCCTATCTCATCTGGGGTTAAGCTGCCTTCATCCCTTGCAATTAATTATGTTACGCTTGGATCGTTCAGTTGGGATCAGGACAATGATAAAGTCAAGGTAACAGACTCGTTTCCTGAACAAAATCTTACAAGAAGGATGTAGCGAGCTCAAGCTTTGTCATGTCTGTTATGGATTTTTGGCTTTTTTAAGTTTCTTTCTAATGCTGGTGCTCTGTTTTGCTCTGCTTTGATTTTGcttctcccttttcttcttatACAGATATATGTCTCTCTAGAGGGTGTCGGGAGAGAAAAGATTGAGTCGGAGTTCCAGGCAATGTCATTTGATGTTAAATTCCATGATGTCCAAGGAAAGAACTATCGATGTGCTATACCAAAACTGAACAAGGAGATTGTACCAGAGAAATGCTTAGTGGTGGTTAAGCCTAAAAGAGTGATCATCACATTGTTTAAAGCTTCAAAGGGGAACTGGTTAGACATACATTTCAAGGACGATAAGGTAATGACTTTTGTGTAGAATAATGGTTTGTTTGAATGCATTTTCGGATGaaagttgtaattttttcaCGTTACCTTGCAGCTAAAACCAAATCTGGATGAGAAACGAGATCCTATGGCTGGAATTATGGACTTAATGAAGGTTAGTTATCTACGTACAACATAATTCTAGAATAGACTACTTGTGACTACCGAAAGGAACAGCCAACATTAGTTCGGATACTTATCTTTGTAAAACACAAATTGCAGAATATGTATGATGAAGGGGATGAAGACATGAAACGAACGATTGCAAAAGCATGGACTGATGCAAGATCTGGGAATGCAGCTGACCCTTTGAAGGGGTATCGTTAAACCAATTTAGCATTCATATAATTCTAGTGAAGGGGTATCGTTAGATGGTCTTGTTTCCATGGTTTGCCATTATCTTTTTGGTTGGTTTCTGTGTTATGGTGGACATATTAAGCCTCTTCTTTTCGCCTTCTTTCATTCTTCATAAATGCTTTTGAGTTTGCGTTTAGATTGTATTATTATAGATACTTATCTAATGTAATGGCCTCAGCTTTCCTTATGCATGGAATATGGTTTTAGCTTTCCGATTTGAATATAA from the Populus nigra chromosome 9, ddPopNigr1.1, whole genome shotgun sequence genome contains:
- the LOC133702899 gene encoding uncharacterized protein LOC133702899 isoform X1: MAEDLALDLQELRQLGSIAKRPRVVSLISSEISHLEKLSKEHVSDPHATSTPIQTPISSGVKLPSSLAINYVTLGSFSWDQDNDKVKIYVSLEGVGREKIESEFQAMSFDVKFHDVQGKNYRCAIPKLNKEIVPEKCLVVVKPKRVIITLFKASKGNWLDIHFKDDKLKPNLDEKRDPMAGIMDLMKNMYDEGDEDMKRTIAKAWTDARSGNAADPLKGYR
- the LOC133702899 gene encoding uncharacterized protein LOC133702899 isoform X2 — encoded protein: MAEDLALDLQELRQLGSIAKRPRVVSLISSEISHLEKIYVSLEGVGREKIESEFQAMSFDVKFHDVQGKNYRCAIPKLNKEIVPEKCLVVVKPKRVIITLFKASKGNWLDIHFKDDKLKPNLDEKRDPMAGIMDLMKNMYDEGDEDMKRTIAKAWTDARSGNAADPLKGYR